The proteins below are encoded in one region of Clostridium estertheticum:
- a CDS encoding FtsX-like permease family protein: MNSFKLSLKLFKDNIKVYKLYLLITIVSVATLYNFLAIENNDVFTAISERFQAASVASLSCGFILVCTVIYFIFNADEFFLLNRKKETALYMLMGITQSKIGQVFAIESLLLGVTSMVSGLAFGVISSKLFFMLLAKSISLNVEIPFKISLNSIFIVILAFSCIFGILGYKKYRVVKKSKLIDMINATKEKENLQKLRYFKGILGVLLILAGYLVGVMIKRWDLDLMFSSMTALLCVSIGTYFFFGSFMSIVFNKMIKNKNIVYKNVRLVSISNVYFRLKGNYHNLAMTAILCAAAITAFGVSLSFEKVAQKEIIKESPYSFSYESNDEKLKEKVVGIINESNHKLIGINENKFFLGKIDYINYPKKVDYNNEAIIISYSTLKKNLEFLNYKVTDNIKPKGGEAVFIISATTLASPLNALKKEIKIKNRDYVIKKQEDIPFTGIIKKLGKKNIYILEDDEYEKVKEGFNETYLNCVQISKEKEADQLILNISKVIKKDKIYPHINEYTWDYYAIEIFHFLGLIMSIIFIISTFSTIYFKILKDAFMDKEQYKILKKISMSKEEVKRSVYVQVGISFILPGSVGILHSIIAMKMLEQIMNFSFNTQLIIAICLYSITMILFYFFISNNYVRMVYEEGDYNA; this comes from the coding sequence ATGAACTCATTTAAACTATCATTGAAGCTTTTTAAGGATAATATAAAGGTATATAAACTTTATTTGCTTATTACAATTGTATCTGTTGCAACTTTATATAACTTTTTAGCTATAGAAAACAACGATGTATTTACTGCAATTAGTGAAAGGTTTCAGGCAGCAAGTGTAGCAAGTCTTTCATGTGGATTTATCTTAGTATGTACAGTGATATATTTTATATTTAATGCAGATGAATTTTTTCTATTAAATAGGAAAAAGGAGACCGCTTTGTATATGTTAATGGGAATTACTCAATCAAAAATTGGACAAGTATTTGCAATAGAAAGTTTATTACTTGGAGTTACCTCTATGGTTAGTGGACTTGCATTTGGAGTAATATCATCTAAATTATTTTTTATGTTACTCGCAAAATCAATTTCTTTAAATGTAGAGATACCTTTCAAAATATCATTAAACTCTATTTTTATAGTAATTTTAGCATTCTCATGTATTTTTGGAATATTAGGTTATAAGAAATATAGAGTGGTAAAAAAAAGTAAACTCATAGATATGATTAATGCTACAAAGGAAAAAGAAAATCTACAAAAGTTAAGATATTTTAAGGGAATCTTGGGGGTATTATTAATTTTAGCTGGCTACTTAGTTGGAGTTATGATTAAAAGATGGGATCTAGATTTGATGTTTTCATCTATGACAGCACTATTATGTGTTTCAATAGGAACATACTTTTTCTTTGGAAGTTTCATGTCCATAGTTTTTAATAAGATGATTAAAAACAAAAATATTGTATATAAGAATGTTAGGTTAGTAAGTATTTCTAATGTGTATTTTAGACTAAAAGGAAATTATCACAATCTAGCTATGACGGCAATATTATGTGCAGCAGCTATAACAGCCTTTGGAGTAAGCTTATCCTTTGAGAAAGTTGCCCAAAAAGAAATTATTAAAGAATCTCCATATAGTTTTAGTTATGAAAGTAATGATGAAAAATTAAAAGAAAAAGTAGTAGGAATAATTAATGAATCTAATCATAAGTTAATTGGAATTAATGAAAATAAATTTTTCCTCGGAAAGATTGACTATATAAACTATCCTAAAAAAGTAGATTATAATAATGAAGCAATAATAATAAGCTATTCAACATTAAAAAAGAATTTAGAGTTTCTGAATTATAAAGTAACAGATAATATTAAGCCTAAGGGAGGCGAGGCTGTTTTTATAATAAGTGCAACAACATTAGCATCTCCATTGAATGCTCTGAAAAAAGAAATAAAAATAAAAAATAGAGATTATGTAATTAAAAAACAAGAAGATATACCTTTTACTGGGATTATAAAGAAATTAGGAAAAAAGAATATATATATTTTAGAAGATGATGAATATGAAAAGGTTAAGGAAGGTTTTAATGAAACATATTTAAATTGCGTTCAAATAAGTAAGGAGAAAGAGGCAGACCAATTAATATTAAACATAAGTAAAGTCATAAAAAAGGATAAGATATATCCACATATCAATGAATATACATGGGATTATTATGCAATAGAAATATTTCATTTTTTAGGGTTAATAATGTCTATAATATTTATAATTTCAACCTTTAGTACAATTTATTTTAAAATATTAAAGGATGCCTTCATGGATAAAGAGCAGTACAAAATATTGAAGAAAATAAGTATGAGCAAAGAGGAAGTAAAGAGATCTGTGTATGTACAAGTTGGAATTTCATTTATTTTACCTGGTAGTGTAGGGATACTCCATAGTATTATTGCAATGAAGATGTTAGAACAAATAATGAATTTTTCATTTAATACTCAGTTAATAATTGCGATATGCTTATATTCAATAACAATGATTTTATTCTATTTTTTCATAAGTAATAATTACGTGAGGATGGTCTATGAAGAAGGTGATTATAATGCTTAA
- a CDS encoding ABC transporter ATP-binding protein yields MKKIVSVSKLIKEYGRLTNKHKVLKEVDLEINEGEFISIMGPSGSGKTTLLNVMSTIDKATSGEVLIDGKDVNSLKENELARFRRDVIGFVFQDFNLLDNMTIRDNIALPLTLNNEKVEIILEKINKLTKLLGIEKHLDKYPYQLSGGQKQRAAICRALITSPKVIFADEPTGALDSKSAIEVLECFVNINKNYNTTIIMVSHDARAASYADRVMFLKDGNICGELDSNGDKNEMFKKILNMIAMMGGESDELI; encoded by the coding sequence ATGAAAAAAATTGTATCGGTATCAAAATTAATTAAAGAATATGGAAGGTTAACTAATAAACATAAAGTATTAAAGGAAGTAGATTTAGAAATTAATGAAGGTGAATTTATTAGTATAATGGGACCTTCAGGTTCAGGAAAAACTACCCTTTTAAATGTCATGTCAACAATAGACAAAGCAACTTCAGGAGAGGTTTTAATTGATGGTAAAGATGTGAACAGTCTAAAAGAAAATGAATTAGCTAGGTTTAGGAGAGACGTAATAGGTTTTGTTTTTCAAGATTTTAATTTGTTAGATAATATGACAATAAGAGATAATATTGCATTGCCATTAACATTAAACAATGAAAAGGTAGAGATAATATTAGAAAAAATTAATAAACTAACAAAGCTCTTAGGTATTGAAAAACATCTAGATAAATATCCTTATCAATTATCAGGGGGCCAAAAGCAAAGAGCAGCAATCTGTAGAGCATTAATTACATCTCCAAAGGTGATTTTTGCAGATGAACCAACTGGTGCTTTAGATTCTAAATCAGCTATAGAAGTTCTTGAATGTTTTGTAAATATAAATAAAAATTATAATACTACAATTATAATGGTAAGCCATGATGCCAGGGCTGCAAGTTATGCAGATAGAGTAATGTTTTTGAAGGATGGCAATATATGTGGTGAGTTAGACAGCAATGGAGATAAAAACGAGATGTTTAAAAAGATTCTTAATATGATAGCTATGATGGGGGGAGAAAGCGATGAACTCATTTAA
- a CDS encoding ATP-binding protein yields the protein MKLIDYMKINKVWLTNNIIIFIITNCIVYTSSTINKAFKDIVYMDVLILLIAFITFTYGFIKEKNKYSNILKFNEGLANKTNDFHLNIVSNILEKQSLEYLKKEESLKNNINDFEDYITKWVHDIKINIAIVDLLLEDLEEDESQKIISEMKQMEFSVNQVLYVTRANNYNLDVKSEQVAVGDEIRKAIKVNAIFFINKNIEIILEVEGFNIISDRKWIHYILSQIINNSSKYTNENGQLHVLSKEDSKAYYLHIKDNGIGIPKEDINRIFNKGFTGKNGRTRTKSTGIGLYYAKKMCNNLNIDLKVESREGEYTEFILSFYKLADYYNVTPMSH from the coding sequence ATGAAGTTAATTGATTATATGAAGATTAATAAAGTATGGTTAACAAATAATATAATAATTTTTATAATAACTAATTGTATAGTATATACCAGTAGTACTATAAATAAAGCGTTTAAAGATATTGTGTATATGGACGTGCTTATTTTATTAATAGCATTTATAACTTTTACCTATGGATTTATAAAAGAAAAAAATAAATACAGTAATATTTTGAAATTCAATGAGGGATTAGCTAATAAAACAAATGATTTTCATTTAAATATTGTTTCAAATATTTTAGAAAAACAAAGTTTAGAATATCTAAAGAAGGAAGAAAGTTTAAAAAACAATATAAATGATTTTGAAGATTATATTACAAAATGGGTTCATGATATTAAAATTAATATTGCTATTGTTGATTTATTATTAGAAGACTTGGAAGAGGATGAATCGCAAAAGATAATATCTGAAATGAAACAAATGGAGTTTAGTGTAAATCAAGTTCTATATGTTACAAGAGCAAATAATTATAATTTAGATGTGAAAAGTGAGCAAGTAGCAGTAGGAGATGAAATTAGAAAGGCAATAAAAGTGAATGCAATATTTTTCATAAACAAAAACATTGAAATAATATTAGAGGTTGAAGGTTTTAATATAATAAGTGATAGAAAATGGATTCACTATATCCTTTCTCAAATTATTAATAATAGTAGTAAATACACCAATGAAAATGGACAATTACATGTTTTGAGTAAAGAAGATAGCAAGGCTTACTATTTACATATTAAAGATAATGGAATTGGTATTCCAAAGGAAGATATAAATAGAATATTTAATAAAGGATTTACTGGAAAAAATGGAAGAACAAGAACTAAATCAACTGGCATTGGTTTATATTATGCAAAAAAGATGTGTAATAATTTAAATATAGATTTAAAGGTAGAAAGTAGAGAGGGTGAGTACACTGAATTTATTTTAAGCTTTTACAAGTTAGCCGATTACTATAATGTTACACCAATGTCACATTAG
- a CDS encoding response regulator transcription factor — protein sequence MINTYKLLIIEDDKNMCEVLSNILSKWGFEVTVCEDFEKIIECFKECEPKVVLMDINLPICDGFYWCKNIRKISKIPIIFVSSRDSNMDIVMAINNGGDDYIQKPFDSNVLIAKIQAIIRRTYEYKNEEARVLKCDDLLLNLDNTTLLYNENSLELTKNEMLILQTLMENKGKGVSRSKLMKKLWDDDIYVNENTLTVNINRLRNRLEKVGIKDLIITRKGIGYIIL from the coding sequence ATGATTAATACATATAAATTATTGATAATTGAAGATGATAAAAACATGTGTGAAGTCTTAAGTAATATTCTAAGCAAATGGGGATTTGAAGTAACTGTATGTGAAGATTTTGAAAAAATAATAGAGTGCTTTAAAGAATGTGAACCTAAGGTTGTTCTTATGGATATTAATCTTCCAATTTGTGATGGATTTTATTGGTGTAAAAATATAAGAAAAATATCTAAGATACCAATTATATTTGTATCTTCAAGGGATAGTAATATGGATATAGTAATGGCAATTAATAATGGTGGAGATGATTATATACAAAAACCATTTGATTCAAATGTTTTAATTGCAAAAATACAAGCTATTATAAGAAGGACATATGAGTATAAAAATGAAGAAGCAAGAGTATTAAAATGTGATGATTTATTGTTAAATTTAGATAATACAACCCTTTTATATAATGAAAATTCTTTAGAACTTACAAAAAATGAAATGCTCATTTTACAAACTCTTATGGAGAATAAGGGAAAAGGGGTTTCTAGAAGCAAACTAATGAAAAAGCTTTGGGATGATGATATATATGTTAATGAGAACACTTTAACAGTTAATATTAATAGATTAAGAAATCGCTTAGAGAAAGTTGGAATAAAAGATTTAATAATAACACGAAAAGGCATTGGATATATAATATTATGA
- a CDS encoding tRNA dihydrouridine synthase — MKYYLAPMEGITGYVYRNSYKKFFNNIDKYFTPFIVTNKSRSLKSKELRDVLPENNKGMNVVPQILTNDSEGFIITSRKLQQLGYDEVNLNLGCPAGTVVSKNKGSGFLAKREELDMFLDEIFKIDDMKISIKTRIGKDSPEEFYELIKIYNKYPLEELIIHPRIQKDFYGNKPNLQVFKDALSLSINPVCYNGDIFTSDDHNKLMKTFPEVKKVMIGRGIIANPRLMNEIKNNTNIDKKVLKDFHDEILNKYIELFDEDRNAIFRMKELWGYMIYMFSDNKKYAKKIKKSQNLSDYNEAVLSLFTEQEIIEGAGLFNN, encoded by the coding sequence ATGAAGTATTATTTAGCACCAATGGAAGGAATTACGGGATACGTATATAGAAATTCTTATAAAAAATTTTTTAATAATATTGATAAATACTTTACACCTTTTATTGTTACAAATAAAAGTAGAAGTCTTAAGTCTAAAGAATTAAGAGATGTTTTGCCTGAAAATAATAAAGGAATGAATGTAGTTCCACAAATACTTACTAACGATTCAGAAGGTTTTATTATTACTTCTAGAAAATTACAACAATTAGGGTATGACGAGGTTAATTTAAATTTAGGATGTCCTGCTGGAACGGTTGTCTCAAAAAATAAAGGATCAGGGTTTCTAGCCAAAAGAGAAGAACTCGATATGTTTTTAGATGAAATATTTAAAATAGATGATATGAAAATTTCTATAAAAACTAGAATAGGAAAAGATAGTCCAGAAGAGTTTTATGAGTTAATAAAAATTTACAATAAATATCCTTTAGAAGAATTAATTATCCACCCGAGAATACAGAAAGATTTTTATGGGAATAAACCTAATTTACAGGTGTTTAAAGATGCATTATCTTTAAGCATAAATCCAGTATGTTATAATGGGGATATTTTCACTAGTGATGATCATAATAAACTAATGAAAACTTTTCCAGAAGTAAAAAAGGTAATGATAGGAAGAGGAATAATAGCCAATCCAAGGTTAATGAATGAGATTAAAAATAATACTAATATAGATAAAAAAGTATTAAAAGATTTTCATGATGAAATTTTAAATAAATATATAGAATTATTTGATGAAGATAGAAATGCAATATTTAGAATGAAAGAACTATGGGGATATATGATTTATATGTTTTCAGATAATAAAAAGTATGCTAAAAAAATAAAGAAGTCACAAAATTTAAGTGATTACAATGAAGCTGTCTTAAGTTTATTTACTGAGCAGGAGATAATAGAAGGGGCTGGATTATTTAATAATTAA
- a CDS encoding DUF1304 domain-containing protein, giving the protein MVASKILIGLIAFEHLCIMWIEMFAWTTLGKKVFKVLPEDLFPKTKVMAANQGLYNGFLSAGLIWSLFIKDYMWSNNVAIFFLCCVIIAGIYGAITVTKSVFFKQSLPAIIVMAVLFLKVL; this is encoded by the coding sequence ATGGTTGCATCAAAAATTTTAATAGGATTAATAGCTTTTGAACATTTATGCATAATGTGGATTGAGATGTTTGCATGGACTACATTGGGTAAAAAAGTATTTAAAGTTTTACCAGAGGACTTATTTCCTAAAACTAAAGTCATGGCAGCAAATCAAGGGTTGTACAATGGATTTTTATCTGCAGGCTTAATATGGTCTTTATTTATTAAAGACTATATGTGGTCAAATAATGTGGCTATATTCTTTTTGTGTTGTGTAATAATAGCGGGTATATATGGAGCGATTACTGTAACAAAGAGCGTATTTTTCAAACAATCACTTCCAGCAATAATAGTTATGGCAGTACTTTTCCTAAAAGTATTATAA
- a CDS encoding DUF1569 domain-containing protein, whose amino-acid sequence MDKKLLKLYSLEEAKKELLNISKSNKVEAPIWSLYKILVHCSQTIEYSMEGYPKLKPKFIQITVGKIAIKKFLKQGFMKHSLTAPVPDAPVIPNEGDVVKAMQKLIFSIDKFLGYKSDLYPHLLFGKLTKSNYDKYFAMHIADHLSELNY is encoded by the coding sequence ATGGATAAAAAATTATTAAAGCTTTATTCACTTGAAGAAGCTAAAAAAGAGCTATTAAATATTTCTAAATCAAATAAAGTAGAAGCGCCAATATGGTCTTTATATAAGATTTTAGTACATTGTAGTCAAACAATTGAATATTCTATGGAAGGATATCCTAAACTAAAACCTAAGTTTATTCAAATTACTGTAGGCAAAATAGCCATTAAAAAATTTTTAAAACAAGGATTTATGAAACATAGTTTAACTGCACCAGTTCCAGATGCTCCAGTAATACCTAACGAAGGGGATGTGGTAAAAGCAATGCAAAAATTAATTTTTTCCATAGACAAATTCTTGGGGTATAAATCTGATTTATATCCACATCTTTTGTTTGGAAAATTAACAAAGAGTAATTATGACAAGTATTTTGCAATGCATATTGCAGATCATTTATCAGAACTGAATTATTGA
- a CDS encoding DsbA family oxidoreductase produces MKIEVWSDFVCPFCYIGKRRLEIALKKFEYKNEVELVFKSFELDPSSKKKFDGNIHEIIAKKYGIPVEQAKASNNQIAAEAKAIGLNYNFDDLIPTNTFDAHRVAHYAKTQGKMNELSERILKAYFVDSLNISDNKVLASLAYEVGLNSEKVLSILESAQYSNEVRKDEETASGLGISGVPYFVINNKYTVSGAQQPEIFLEALEKAREDEYKL; encoded by the coding sequence ATGAAAATAGAAGTGTGGTCCGATTTTGTGTGTCCGTTTTGTTATATAGGTAAAAGGAGATTAGAAATTGCTTTAAAAAAATTTGAATATAAGAACGAAGTTGAATTAGTTTTTAAAAGTTTTGAGCTTGATCCGTCATCTAAAAAGAAATTTGATGGAAATATTCATGAGATTATAGCAAAAAAATATGGCATACCAGTAGAACAAGCTAAAGCATCAAATAACCAAATAGCTGCGGAGGCTAAGGCTATAGGTCTTAACTATAATTTTGATGATTTAATTCCAACGAATACTTTTGATGCTCACAGGGTAGCACATTATGCAAAAACACAAGGTAAGATGAATGAGTTATCAGAAAGAATTTTAAAGGCATATTTTGTAGATTCTTTAAATATATCTGATAATAAAGTATTAGCTAGTCTTGCTTACGAAGTAGGTCTTAATAGCGAAAAAGTATTAAGTATTTTAGAATCAGCTCAGTATAGTAACGAAGTACGAAAAGATGAAGAAACAGCTTCAGGGCTTGGAATCAGTGGTGTTCCTTATTTTGTAATTAATAATAAATATACGGTATCTGGGGCACAACAACCTGAAATATTTTTAGAGGCACTTGAGAAAGCAAGAGAAGACGAATATAAGTTATAG
- a CDS encoding glycoside hydrolase family 3 N-terminal domain-containing protein: MNYIYQNPSLTPMERTLNLLSLMTLEEKVGQMMQISYSMVNPTEAEEWVSKKFSGSFLHVLGDNADHLQELALSTRLGIPLIFGIDAIHGHGLLNGATIFPSQLAMSCSFNTDLIEKAGRVTAKEVAADGLHWTFSPVLCIGRDMRWGRIDETFGEDPYLIGVLASAIIKGYQGENLSDPNSILACAKHYLAYGESTGAKDAYDTEVTVRKIREVFLPPFKKAVEVGCATFMTGYQSIDGTPMAVNKKMLKGILKDELGFEGFVVTDWNNTGSLVSNQKVSPDIFDASKKTIESGNDMIMNTNDFYDATLEQVKKGEISESLIDEAVKRILNIKFSMGLFDGKKRRGYVSKDVINCVEHQEANIQLTRESMVLLENKNNTLPLKNIKKIAVIGPNADDIQAQFGDWTFFSHPNPSPDAIPNFEYYTMLRGIQELASSKEVEVSYHKGCDIMNKEDIDIDGAINSCKDADVIIAVVGDCLALNGEFKDRATLDLSGSQQKLLEELKKLNKPLVVVLVNGKPLSIPWITQNADAVIETFNSGTLGGKALAQILFGEFNPCGKLTISFPYHSGQTPVYYNHLPGWHSPKYADMPVEDPLYSFGYGLSYTNYEYSNLKLSKAICSKEDTITVSVDVTNVGESDGTEIVQLYINDIVSSVMTPVKELKGFKRVFIKVGETETVNINLAISDLTIVNADEEYVVEPGEFEIMVGSDSRDQSLIKEIITVK, from the coding sequence ATGAATTATATATATCAAAATCCTTCACTTACACCAATGGAAAGAACATTAAACCTACTTTCACTTATGACTTTGGAAGAAAAAGTTGGACAGATGATGCAAATAAGTTATAGCATGGTGAATCCAACTGAAGCGGAAGAGTGGGTCAGCAAAAAATTCTCAGGCTCGTTCCTTCATGTTCTAGGAGATAATGCGGATCATCTTCAAGAATTAGCATTATCTACAAGACTTGGAATTCCGCTTATATTTGGTATAGATGCTATACATGGTCATGGACTTCTTAATGGGGCAACAATATTTCCTTCACAACTTGCTATGTCATGTAGCTTTAATACAGACCTTATAGAAAAAGCTGGGCGCGTAACGGCTAAAGAAGTTGCTGCTGATGGCTTACATTGGACGTTTTCTCCTGTACTTTGCATTGGACGCGATATGAGATGGGGACGTATTGATGAGACCTTTGGAGAAGATCCTTATCTTATAGGGGTATTAGCTTCTGCGATAATCAAAGGCTATCAAGGTGAGAATTTATCTGATCCAAATAGTATATTGGCTTGTGCTAAACACTATTTAGCTTATGGTGAAAGCACAGGTGCTAAAGATGCTTACGACACTGAAGTTACTGTAAGAAAAATACGAGAAGTTTTTTTGCCACCATTTAAGAAGGCAGTTGAAGTTGGTTGTGCTACCTTCATGACGGGATATCAATCTATAGATGGAACACCTATGGCAGTCAATAAAAAAATGCTAAAAGGCATATTAAAAGATGAACTTGGATTTGAAGGATTTGTAGTTACAGATTGGAATAATACAGGGAGCCTTGTGAGTAATCAAAAAGTATCTCCTGACATTTTCGATGCGTCTAAGAAAACTATCGAAAGCGGAAATGATATGATTATGAATACTAATGATTTTTATGACGCTACTTTGGAACAAGTTAAAAAAGGTGAAATTTCTGAATCACTTATTGATGAAGCCGTTAAGAGAATACTAAATATTAAGTTTTCAATGGGACTCTTTGATGGTAAGAAAAGACGTGGTTATGTTTCTAAAGACGTTATTAATTGCGTTGAACATCAAGAAGCTAACATTCAGCTCACAAGAGAATCTATGGTATTATTAGAAAACAAAAATAACACATTACCACTTAAAAATATTAAAAAAATTGCTGTAATAGGTCCTAATGCAGATGATATACAAGCTCAGTTCGGGGATTGGACATTTTTCAGCCATCCGAATCCTAGCCCCGATGCTATACCTAATTTTGAGTATTATACCATGTTAAGAGGGATCCAAGAATTGGCTTCATCTAAAGAGGTAGAAGTTAGCTATCATAAAGGCTGCGATATTATGAATAAAGAAGACATAGATATAGATGGTGCTATTAACTCATGCAAAGATGCGGATGTAATAATTGCTGTGGTGGGAGACTGCCTTGCACTAAACGGTGAGTTTAAAGATAGAGCTACTCTTGATTTATCTGGATCTCAACAGAAGCTTTTGGAAGAACTAAAAAAATTAAATAAACCTTTGGTGGTTGTACTAGTTAATGGCAAACCCCTATCTATTCCATGGATAACGCAGAATGCAGATGCAGTCATAGAAACTTTTAATTCTGGAACATTAGGTGGAAAAGCATTGGCGCAAATTCTGTTTGGAGAATTTAATCCTTGTGGAAAACTTACAATCTCATTTCCATATCATAGCGGGCAAACGCCTGTATATTATAATCATTTGCCAGGTTGGCATAGTCCTAAATATGCAGATATGCCTGTAGAAGACCCTTTATATAGCTTTGGTTATGGACTGTCTTACACTAATTATGAGTATTCTAATCTCAAACTTTCTAAGGCGATATGTTCAAAAGAGGATACTATAACAGTAAGTGTTGATGTCACTAATGTGGGTGAGTCTGATGGTACAGAAATTGTACAGTTATACATTAACGATATTGTAAGTTCTGTTATGACTCCTGTGAAAGAATTAAAAGGCTTCAAAAGAGTATTTATAAAAGTTGGAGAGACAGAGACTGTAAACATTAATTTAGCCATTTCCGATCTTACTATTGTAAATGCTGATGAAGAATATGTAGTAGAGCCAGGAGAATTTGAAATTATGGTAGGTTCAGACTCAAGAGATCAAAGTCTGATTAAAGAAATTATTACAGTAAAATAG